Proteins encoded in a region of the Flavobacteriaceae bacterium HL-DH10 genome:
- a CDS encoding NAD-dependent succinate-semialdehyde dehydrogenase, whose amino-acid sequence MEFKSINPYNGKQVGLYKALTQEALVEKLNRSQIAFESWRNVPLAERCNLIKKAGQVLRDNVEAYAQMITLEMGKPISESRTEVNKCAWVCDYYGENAPVFLEDQSIITEAEQSFVRHDPIGGVLAIMPWNFPFWQVFRYAAPSLTAGNTGLLKHAPNVFGCAQQIEDVFTKAGYPSYVFQNLIVHHDQTELIISNDAVKAITLTGSERAGSAVAEIAGRQIKKSVLELGGSNAFIVWEDADIDKSVQIALTARMLNCGQSCIAAKRFILMESIYKEFVQKFTKAVKDLKRGDPLNENTTIGPLARLDLANQLNKQVRESVVQGAQLLLGGNQNGCYHEPTILGDVVPGMAAFDQETFGPLAAMVKAKSIDHAFKLSENSSYGLGVTVCTKNTEKALKYANRVSDGAYFINELVRSDPRLPFGGTKNSGYGRELGKDGMMEFINRKVVYVKY is encoded by the coding sequence ATGGAATTTAAAAGTATTAACCCTTATAACGGAAAGCAAGTAGGATTATATAAAGCACTTACTCAAGAAGCATTGGTTGAAAAGCTTAATAGAAGCCAAATCGCTTTTGAATCTTGGCGAAATGTTCCTCTTGCGGAGCGTTGTAATCTCATTAAAAAGGCAGGACAAGTGTTGCGTGATAATGTTGAAGCGTATGCCCAAATGATTACGTTGGAGATGGGGAAACCAATTTCGGAGTCAAGGACAGAAGTGAACAAATGCGCTTGGGTTTGCGATTATTATGGCGAAAATGCTCCCGTGTTCCTTGAGGATCAATCTATAATCACAGAAGCAGAACAAAGTTTTGTGCGGCATGATCCTATTGGAGGGGTTTTAGCAATTATGCCTTGGAATTTTCCTTTTTGGCAAGTTTTTAGATATGCTGCTCCATCGCTGACAGCCGGTAATACTGGTTTGTTGAAACATGCCCCGAACGTTTTCGGCTGCGCCCAACAAATTGAGGATGTATTTACCAAAGCAGGGTATCCTTCCTATGTTTTTCAGAACCTGATTGTTCATCATGATCAAACTGAACTAATTATTTCCAATGATGCAGTAAAAGCAATAACGCTAACTGGGAGTGAAAGAGCTGGTTCTGCAGTAGCGGAAATAGCTGGACGACAAATAAAGAAAAGCGTGCTAGAGCTCGGCGGAAGCAATGCCTTTATCGTTTGGGAAGATGCAGATATAGATAAAAGCGTCCAAATAGCACTTACTGCCCGTATGCTCAATTGCGGCCAAAGTTGCATTGCAGCAAAGCGCTTTATTTTAATGGAAAGTATCTACAAAGAATTCGTTCAGAAATTCACTAAAGCTGTCAAGGACTTAAAACGAGGAGATCCATTGAACGAAAATACCACCATAGGTCCACTTGCTAGGCTTGATCTTGCCAATCAATTGAATAAACAAGTGAGAGAATCCGTTGTACAAGGTGCTCAACTTTTACTTGGTGGCAATCAAAACGGGTGTTATCACGAACCAACCATTTTGGGTGATGTGGTGCCTGGTATGGCTGCATTCGATCAAGAAACTTTTGGGCCATTAGCAGCTATGGTTAAAGCCAAAAGTATAGATCATGCATTTAAGCTCTCGGAAAATTCCAGCTATGGCCTTGGCGTAACGGTGTGTACAAAAAATACAGAGAAGGCATTAAAATATGCAAACAGAGTTAGCGATGGTGCGTATTTCATTAACGAATTGGTTAGATCGGATCCCAGATTACCTTTTGGTGGGACCAAAAACTCTGGATATGGACGTGAATTGGGAAAAGATGGGATGATGGAATTTATAAATCGAAAAGTAGTCTATGTTAAGTATTAA
- a CDS encoding riboflavin synthase, with product MFTGIIENIGVVSGLKKELDNLHITIKSPITKELKVDQSVAHNGVCLTVVKIVEDLYTVTAIKETLDKTNLGTIEINDKVNLERAMMLGDRLDGHIVQGHVDQTAICTNVEEANGSWVFTFSYDSSLNNITIEKGSITINGTSLTVVNSKKDSFNVAIIPYTYEYTNFHTFIKGTVVNLEFDVLGKYVAKLLELNKES from the coding sequence ATGTTTACTGGAATTATTGAAAATATTGGTGTCGTTTCAGGTTTAAAAAAAGAATTAGACAATCTTCATATCACCATTAAAAGCCCTATAACAAAAGAGTTAAAAGTAGATCAAAGCGTAGCACATAATGGTGTTTGTTTAACTGTTGTAAAAATAGTTGAGGATTTATACACCGTTACAGCTATTAAAGAAACATTAGACAAAACGAATCTAGGGACAATAGAGATTAACGACAAGGTAAACTTAGAGCGTGCTATGATGCTTGGAGATAGGCTTGACGGGCATATTGTACAAGGTCATGTAGATCAAACAGCTATATGTACTAACGTTGAAGAAGCAAATGGCAGTTGGGTGTTTACTTTTAGTTACGATTCTAGTTTAAATAATATAACTATTGAAAAAGGTTCCATAACCATAAATGGAACAAGTTTAACGGTTGTTAACTCAAAAAAAGATAGTTTTAATGTGGCTATTATACCCTATACTTATGAGTATACTAACTTTCACACCTTTATAAAAGGAACTGTTGTTAATTTAGAGTTTGATGTTTTGGGAAAATATGTGGCTAAACTTTTAGAGCTAAATAAGGAATCTTAA